Genomic window (Arachis hypogaea cultivar Tifrunner chromosome 13, arahy.Tifrunner.gnm2.J5K5, whole genome shotgun sequence):
aaGAGTTGACtaatattatcaaactaaaaattAGTTGCCTATATTTTCTCTTCTgaaaattttgatacaattttaatagAAATTCTTCTATGCTATGAGAGCAAGTTCACTAAGGCTGCCATTGTTTCTAACATGATAAGACAAGACACTAAGAACaaagaacaaaatataaaaaatgaagaCATAGAATTTAGTGtttttgtattctgtttggtgataaaataGAAcgaattatgaaaatctaatttatttttattttttcatttaaaaagtttgaaaagaaaaatatgataataaaaaatataattaacaaaaaaataaaaaataagttgtgttttCTGTTAGTATCTCTgtacacaaaatacactaattcagtatctATGGACATAATGTCTCTATCAATGTTTCATCTATCAATCGCAGCCTAACAAACTTGCTCTGTACCATTcaattgtacttcattttcaATCATTATGAATAGTTCGCTCGATACCATTTGTGCATGTTTAATACTTTGCTTTTACTAATTCGCTCGTACAAATTTTTCAGGAAGGGAAACAACGTCGTTCAAATCATGGAGACTGAAAAGAGGTAAAATTGACGAGAAATTCTTATATCCTTCATAGTTTTACTGCTTTTTTAGCTCTACCCATTACAGAGAAAAGAACCCCTACTCAAGCTGCTTTTTTTTGGTGCATTTGCAGCTACACGGAGACGGTTGTCGCTTCAGCTGCTGAGAACGACGGATGCAAGTGCGGCGCTAGCTGCAGTTGCACCAACTGCACCTGCAACAACTGCAGCTGTGGCCATTAAATACGATTGCCAAATGTGTTTGGGAATGATTTCCTAATAAGTAATCTTTTACTAAATAAATTTGTGTGCTTATTGCACTTCATATCTGTATAAGTAATGCACTGTGAATCGAGTTTGGTTCTAGTGATAGTTATATAAAAGCTATGGCTTTGGCACTTTATTGTTACATGGACTAAAAATATGCATCTCTGTCTATGTTGTCAGCGTCACATTCTATATCAAACACAGAGCAATCATACATAACTGTATGCGAAAATCAGCTCGCTTaaattcgaaaatgaaagtgaTATCAATTACTTGAATATATTTGAAATCAATGTAAAATGGGAAACGGCACACAGGAAGCATAGGCACATAACTTTGAAGAAAACTGGTAACAAAGTACACAATATAATACAACAACAACGAAACCTTATTCCACTAGCGGCTAATGTTTGAGAATATATGTTCATCTCGTGCATAACTATGCTCATTGATATCATATGTAAATGATACACAGTGCAATAAATTGGACCAACTACCTCGTTCCAAATTATTTCACTTTAAAAAGTATGGTACATTTAAGGCTTAATACATCTAAATACAAATTGCATCGGGAGTTTTGAATGTACCAAATTTTCCAAAGTGACAGATAATTTGTCAAAAAGGGAGTATATTGCTAAGTTCTAATCCAACAAACTCCTACGTTGTATGTTTACTATCTAAAGTTAAAGTCTAAATGCACACAGTTTCATAGTTTTCCAGAATATATTTTAGTCCAGTGAATTAGGGATTCCACATTCCACTCTATTATTATTCACACGACAAGCAGAATTCAGGTTAAGCTGAATTAGTACAAATACCGATTTGAGATGGTTGCAAAGTATATGAGATTTCAATTACATCCATCATGCAAAGGTAGAATGGAGTCTCATTATAGTCACAAATAACAAAAAGCATGTTCTATTCTTCATCAAGTAAATTGGTTTAATGTAATGCTACACAAAAATAATATCATCACAAAGATATCAAGTGAAGATCAAGATAACAATGAGAAGAACTGTTGACGATTCctgtatatttaaattttataaataactgCTTGCTCCTAGTCAAGAAGGATCAACAGGGACAGAGGGAAGCAAAAATGGGAAGGAAGATTTGTTGATTAACCACATTTATTAGACAACAAATGGATTTGTgtacaaattacaaaatcactaACTACTCATTCTATAATCTCAGCAAGTGATATAGGAGTAATAATACCAGATATAATGAAAACGAGGATCTCCATAGAAAGGTTTTAAGTTTAGTTGATCAATTATGAAGTGCATGTAGCAATCAATTTCCCtaagtcttttttttttagttacaaCTATCATCCTGATGTAGTTTGCTTAAAAAATAAACTGATCCAAAATCTTCATCGACCACAGAAAATCAACTCAGTTATTATAGTAGAGtgaccttttttctttttcaccagTCTCAGACATTGAATCCCTCAGAACGAAGGCACTGTTTATGAGCCTCAATCCATTTCGCACAAGAAGCTTCACCATGCTCAACTATGCATTCATCTCGCAGCTTTTTAGCGTCTGGGCATGCACAGCAGATTTTCTTCTTTGGCTTTGACTCTGTAACAGTTGCCGCAGCAACTACACCTTCATTCTGCTTAGACCCTTGAGTGCTCAAGGTAGACGAAGCACTTTGCAGTTGCATACCACTCATTATCTTAAATTGGCCTACAGAaggggaaacaaaaaaaaaaaaaaaaaaacgaaaaagtattatattctagtttatcaccaaagagaatacaagaacacaaaattttgtccTGTTCtcaaaaacaaacgcagccttaatATTTAGACAAAATTTGTCACTTGCTCACAAATAATCATAACAAGCTAAACTCAAATGAGAATCTTAGAATCATATGGGGTTAGAAACCTATTCATCTAAGTTCTAAACTCAGTATCAGTTGAACCGAATGTAATGTTGAACTATATGCCCTTCTAAACTGCATTGCAGTTCCAAAAATTTTCCAAATAAAGATAAACCAATATGCTGAGACAATATACATGAGAATGAGatgataaataaaattaagagTGAAAAGAAAACATATGAATAATTTCATATACATGACAAAcaagatgaaaagtgaaaagtttTATCTAATAGTACATACTCCCATGAAAATTTGCTCTCTAAAAATTTCTTCCGGGAAATTTTATGGCTAACCAAACATGCCCAAGAACCCCAatataaaatttcattaaaaaagaaaaaattggccGTTCACATCGTGAACCTCTCTTTGTAAGAAGCCCTAGAACCCCAAAATCCTAACCTTTGTCCAACTTGAGGTTTAGGAGTCTAAGATGTTGAAAATccagcagaaacagaaatttgAACAGGTTTAGATTTGAGTTTGTGACAGTCCGAAAGAGAGGAGAGTAACAGAAAGAACGAGGGAGAAGAGAACTTACGCTACTGCCAACTGCCAAGACAAGCCAAtccgaaataaaataaaaaagaatttggaGAAGGATGAAGGAGTTAATACCAAGGTtttgagaaccggaccggtcatcaaaccgttttagttactggttcactggtttactgaTTCAATCGGCTAACCGGTGGTTCAACtggaaaaaccgttttagaatagaataataaataaattataaatatgcaAGTATTAAGTTGAGGGTATAAGGTAGTATGAAGTTTTTCTAATGGAGTGGTGAATTACTCTTAggattttcctttttttatattaaatgcaAAAATGCCAGATGAAAGCATGATACCAAGCAAGTACAATTCCTCATCAATATACAAAATGTTAAAGGAAATATCTGACAAAAATAGGAAGAATATCAAATGAATTATCATAAATCCAACTAAAAAATAAACATAGTACTCGGATAAATAAATTTGATAACATTATTAATAACAAAGTTGGTAGTGGACTAGTGCTAGAAAGGCTTCACCAAATGAAGGTGCATACAGACTTTTAGAGACAATAGACTTGGATTTGTGCAGTAGCATTTTGGATGAGTTGCTTTGAAGACCATTTGGTAAAACTAAGCTTTGAATAGGTAAAATACAGGCTTCACCAAATGCTCATAACACACAGAAAGACAGTTTCTCAAGATACATAAATAAGTGCTCATCCTCTGAAAATAATCATCTGAATCGGTATAAGGCAGGAAAAAATGACCATAAGTCTCTTTACCCAAGTCAAAATAAATAACCATATCTGAACTCAACAATCAGCATTCAGCACCAAACATTAcaaaacattaaccaataatcacactaaacctgcaaccagcaattacaaaacagcaacaaaCATTAGTACATTATAAAACATTCCAAAACAGTGATGACACTAAACCTGCATAGTAAATAATCTCAAAGACAATGATCAACAATATCCAGCAAATAGATAATAAATACacaacaacaatttagcaaataaacaagaacaagacctaaatagaaaatccaacaaattaagTCGCAGCAACCTAACAATTTGACAAATTAAAACAACAGCAgcccaacaatttagcaaattatcaacttaacaaattcaaggacagaaaatcacaacaaaaccaaaaaaaaataaaagtaacagaagaacacaagaacaattagcaaattaacaagttcacaATAACAGTTAAAAAATTAACCGGAAGAATACtaatgcaagtggaatcatcatgctaacatgttttctgcaaagatgctatttgtacagctaaaatttcctaattactatgatccaattattctaatttcacatgcaatcaacttactaagtttctaaaagctagaaattataaaaccaaccagaaatatggttaaagcatttcatcaaacatgttgagtgcggtaaaattaaaacgaaataagagaattcaaagcttaATTTCAATGTGACagagaagagaacataactatTGTAACTTAAATTTAGTCTatgaaaaaatccaaaccactaccaaatcaaataattacttattgtaatagaaatcagaagttgcagagtttgaagaagagtattggtgttgtgtgagtgtattgtctAGTGGCAggtttagggaactcacggcggGGACAAAAGAGAGCAGTTCAACGGCTGAGTGGAGCGCGCGGGTTggtcgcagagtttgaagcagagcaacgtggcttccagacgaacgcgaactcgaacggtgaacggcgagtgaacgcgaacggtgaacgccgagcgaacgcgaacgaagacgcgaacgtgaacggcaaacaaacggcgacggaagcgcggctgagcagacaaagacgacggacgccgagctcgaggaagcaaccgcgatcggtgacagcgaacaggggttgaagacttggagcacGAGGGAAGCTAGATGACGGATGGCGAACTTTGAgtgcgacggacggcggcagtatgccactccttgtggcggtggtgtaggcttacagtgctagggttttgtggttgggtttgggtgatttctctgactgaaagaaagaaagggagaaagggagaaagaaacgaaGGAGCTTCCCCTTTTTCTGTGTAAACCGGCCGGGTTCCGGTTCGGTCCGACCGGCCGGTTCTCGTTCGGTTCAACGGTTTTTGCCGGTTTTTTATTAGCAGTTTTACATACTTGATCGGATCGTTAATGTTGTCGATTTGCGGTTAAACCGGTTCGATCAGCCGGTCCGATttgattttcagaacattggttaATACTTAAAATGACTCATGAAATTTGACCCTCGATTTAATTTAACCCTCAAATTACCAAATGACTCAAATTGTACCCTGAAATTTTAAGACGTAGCTCAAATTGACCCTTCCGTCTATTTCCATCACCGAAAAGCTGACGTGGCACATGTAATTAACACCTGGCAGCCTCAACGGTGGTCTGACGTGACAATTTTTGTATGCATCAATTTAGCCcccaacaatttaaaaaaaaaaacctagcaATCTTCATATCACCCAAATCATTGTGTTTCTGGTGAATTGGGGAGCAGGAACAAGCCTCAGGTAGCTCTAGCATGTCCTCTGGATCTGCCTCTTCTCGTGCTTCTTTATTCCATTAGCCTTTGCCACCCTCTGCTTCGGCCTCTGAGTCATTGTCGCCGTCACAGTTGTGGGTCAGCATCTGCCTCTGCTCTGCCTCTACATATTCTGGTTCTTCTTCGCCATTGTGGTGTTCGGATTGGCCGTCTACCTCCACTCCTCTTCTGAATCTTTCGCTGCTTATGCTAGGAAATTTTGGGTGACCCTAATTGCATAGTGCTAGGTAAACAAGTGTAAAAAGCTTTCAACTTGGCCTACAGCAACACCATGTGCGTACAGTCTCGTCTTTTCGTTTCTTCTGCCCTTAGGATGCCGCAAAATCCTTGATAGAGGATGATACATTTTATACTATGAGTTTACTCAAGAAAGAGGCCTCTCACGGATATGCTCCGAGGACTATACTATGCTGTATTTGCAATGGCCTGCTTACGAAGAACTCCACTAGCTCTGGAATTCGAATTTTCAACTGTGGTCATGCAAGTCATCTACATTGCAAAGGTTTAGAAATTGAGTAATCAAGAAAAGGTTCTACATCTAGATGCCTGGTATGCATGCCTAGCCAGAAACCCCAACAGTCTAGAAACAAATCAACCATTGTTGACAATGGCTTGATCAGCAGATTCTCTACAAGATGCCAACCCCCACATGGAAGCCCCATTCCTCCGCATGAAAATGATATACCAGAGAATTCTTATGGACATCAACAGATATCACGGGTATTTACACACAAATCACTATATATCAAGGTCATGAATTTTTTGGAGATTTTATTAACTTTAGTGATGGTTTTGCAGTTTGAAATCTTAAACAACTTGCAAAAAAATAGGAGatttatttagataaaaaacTTGCTTGCTCCACCTGCTGTATACCATGAAAAGGTAAATAAGGTGATAGATTTTCATGCTGGGaaaagtagtagtagtagttcTGCAGTTTTGGAGAAACAAAGTAGAAACAACAAGCAAAACCGAAAGCTAAGAGTTAAGGGTTCGTCAATCAGATTTCCCTTAAAATTAACTATATTTGGTAAGTataattttattcaagaaaatcaAGGGCTGAATGGTGCCTATTTTTACTGTTTGgtttaatataattttgttttttttttttcacaaaatcttaaaaatataaattactgaaagtgaaaataaaaaataaaaatagaaaccaAATTGTTGACCATATGACACTGAAATTTTTCAGGTCAGCTTTCCGGTGACGAAAAACGATGGAAGGGTCAAATTGAGACACATGTCAAAATTTCAGGGTACAATTTGAGTCAATTGAAAGTTTGAGGACTAAATTGCATCGGGGTCAAATTTCAGGGGCCATTTTAAGTATTAACTGAAGATTCTGcttgataataattaaaaaaaaggtgATGATAGCTACaggaccaattttttttaattaattttaattaagttaGCCTAATAATTTATTGACATAACAAAAATTACTTAGATAAAATATATGTgtgaattaaaattctaaataagatgagaattgagatatatagaaatatttattaaaatataataatatttagttGTGAATTTGGTTACAAAATACTTGTTTatctagtatttttattaaaaaaatattttaatctttaatatttagatcaaaatattaaaaatcaaatttgtcATAGAACCTCTCTACTCTAATTAATTTAGGAGTAAATAGTTATTTCTTctatttgcaaaaaaaaaaagttaattaaataatttatttagtcACCACTTACTTAATATTTCGTcagaaaaaaatatcaaatgcaCAGATAAAATTATACCTCATGAAATCACGAATCATACTTTAATGGCTTCCATCTCTGGCATTTGTTCATCTTCCTATGTTCTCAGGCTCCGAAATTGGAACCATTCTCCGACGTTGACCAACCCATTCCGGAATGGACAAGAGCTGGCTGCATTCTTGAGCCGACTAAAACTCGGTTCGGATCGGGCTCTAAACATCATGTCAGTGGCTCGGGAGGTATCTC
Coding sequences:
- the LOC112737973 gene encoding cytochrome c oxidase copper chaperone 2 isoform X1, coding for MVIYFDLGQFKIMSGMQLQSASSTLSTQGSKQNEGVVAAATVTESKPKKKICCACPDAKKLRDECIVEHGEASCAKWIEAHKQCLRSEGFNV
- the LOC112737973 gene encoding cytochrome c oxidase copper chaperone 2 isoform X2 → MSGMQLQSASSTLSTQGSKQNEGVVAAATVTESKPKKKICCACPDAKKLRDECIVEHGEASCAKWIEAHKQCLRSEGFNV